In Cellvibrio polysaccharolyticus, a genomic segment contains:
- a CDS encoding conjugal transfer protein TraF encodes MKNPLLAVALLAASTSVVANENFNGRLTGMSGAGYVTADYVDGVLSNPSLGATFGERDDFAVVLNVGATGSDKDDLIDAMDELVDYIDMLDRITNFRDLDPSMATGLIDRIRDIDDKTVYVQGGASLVVAIPNEYLSASLVVKANAHVGAATLIDQGDYDLIRNSVNNPFDTADLKSSVIGKGALVTEVGVALAKTLFENERGRLLVGVTPKRVTVETIAYHATVANYDEDDFDADEYTLKSSTNSFDAGVTLIDGNLRYGLVVKDAISKEFAAVNGEKMRLKPLATAAVGYQSGWWTAEAALDLNTVTLFGLNGDVQILRAGVEVSPLSWLQLRAGLQRDLESTLENTYSVGVGFNIMNTFNLDIAGVTGDNKTYGGAIQLGLRF; translated from the coding sequence ATGAAGAACCCGCTTTTAGCTGTCGCACTGCTCGCTGCCTCCACCTCTGTTGTTGCTAATGAAAACTTTAATGGCCGTTTAACCGGTATGTCCGGTGCTGGCTACGTTACCGCCGATTATGTCGATGGTGTTCTCAGCAACCCCAGTCTGGGTGCGACCTTTGGCGAGCGCGATGATTTTGCGGTGGTGTTGAACGTGGGTGCTACCGGTTCTGATAAAGATGATCTGATTGATGCGATGGATGAGCTGGTTGATTACATCGACATGCTCGATCGTATTACCAATTTCCGCGATCTTGACCCGAGCATGGCGACCGGTCTGATCGACCGCATTCGCGATATCGACGATAAAACCGTTTATGTACAAGGCGGTGCCAGCCTGGTCGTTGCTATCCCTAACGAATACCTGTCTGCATCGCTGGTGGTTAAAGCCAATGCACACGTGGGCGCCGCCACGCTGATTGATCAGGGCGATTACGATTTGATCCGCAATAGCGTTAACAATCCTTTTGATACCGCTGACCTCAAGTCGTCTGTAATTGGCAAGGGCGCGCTGGTGACCGAAGTGGGTGTGGCGCTGGCAAAAACCTTGTTTGAAAACGAGCGCGGCCGTTTGCTGGTGGGTGTTACGCCGAAGCGTGTAACCGTTGAAACCATCGCCTACCACGCTACCGTGGCGAACTACGACGAAGATGATTTTGATGCTGACGAATACACCCTGAAAAGCAGCACCAACAGCTTCGATGCCGGTGTCACTTTGATTGATGGCAACCTGCGTTACGGTCTGGTGGTTAAAGATGCGATCAGTAAGGAGTTCGCGGCGGTTAATGGCGAAAAAATGCGCCTCAAGCCACTGGCAACTGCGGCCGTTGGCTACCAGAGTGGCTGGTGGACTGCTGAAGCGGCATTGGATTTGAACACCGTGACCCTGTTCGGCCTGAACGGTGACGTACAAATTTTGCGCGCCGGTGTAGAAGTTTCTCCGTTGAGCTGGTTGCAACTGCGTGCCGGTTTGCAGCGCGATCTGGAAAGCACCCTGGAAAACACCTACTCGGTGGGCGTTGGTTTTAACATTATGAACACCTTCAATCTGGACATCGCCGGTGTCACCGGTGACAACAAAACCTACGGCGGCGCCATTCAGTTAGGTCTGCGTTTTTAA
- a CDS encoding PDC sensor domain-containing protein yields the protein MTPRNYLYLLNKYDEYQSAIDQLLGSIVTTLSPHRFARAAGELEAIVSKLHASYPFVELIYCLDDSGNQISNSAAAPGIADSKRREGGLGSDRSNRVYYTSAMRNSESITVTAPYLSSATHQLALSAVQRYRDGDNKTCYLVINVNLEKLITFLNGDDLRRRVHPLFQIVYGIIGVMLVLVAGLLLLTAGISLWDVMREHTNTATEAFGIVILITLGLAIFDLGKTILEEEVLMHKDVHHQGSTRRTISRFMSAIVIAVSIEALLLMFKSLLGDATHLNSAVAMLVAAVALLVGLGAYLRLTTDKK from the coding sequence ATGACGCCACGCAATTATCTGTATTTACTGAACAAATATGATGAGTACCAATCTGCCATTGATCAGTTATTGGGCTCTATTGTCACCACGCTATCGCCGCACCGCTTTGCCCGCGCCGCCGGTGAGCTGGAGGCGATTGTCAGTAAATTGCATGCATCCTATCCCTTTGTAGAGTTGATTTACTGCCTGGATGACAGCGGCAATCAAATCAGCAATTCCGCAGCTGCGCCCGGCATTGCCGATTCCAAACGCCGCGAAGGTGGCCTGGGTTCTGACCGCAGCAACCGGGTTTATTACACCAGTGCTATGCGCAACAGCGAAAGCATTACGGTAACGGCACCTTATCTGTCCAGCGCCACGCATCAGTTGGCTTTGTCGGCGGTACAGCGTTATCGCGACGGCGATAATAAAACCTGTTATCTGGTCATCAACGTTAACCTGGAAAAACTCATTACCTTTTTAAACGGTGATGACTTGCGCCGCCGGGTGCATCCGCTGTTTCAAATTGTCTACGGCATTATTGGTGTAATGCTGGTGCTGGTCGCCGGTTTGTTATTGCTCACGGCAGGCATTTCCTTGTGGGATGTGATGCGTGAGCATACCAATACCGCCACCGAAGCCTTCGGCATCGTGATATTGATAACCTTGGGGCTGGCCATTTTTGATTTGGGAAAAACCATTCTCGAAGAAGAAGTGCTGATGCACAAAGATGTTCATCACCAGGGATCAACCCGGCGAACCATCAGCCGTTTTATGTCGGCCATTGTGATTGCGGTTTCCATTGAAGCGCTGCTGTTGATGTTCAAATCCTTGCTGGGCGATGCCACGCATTTGAACAGCGCTGTTGCCATGCTGGTTGCTGCGGTAGCGCTGCTGGTGGGGCTGGGCGCTTATCTGCGTCTCACCACCGATAAAAAATAA
- the radA gene encoding DNA repair protein RadA yields the protein MAKNKSAFVCNDCGAEFSKWQGQCTECGAWNTLSEVRLGPTPSNRSAKFQGYDGAAGSNPVQTLAEISVQDLPRFSSGAGELDRVLGGGFVPGSVVLIGGSPGAGKSTVLLQTLCHLARTMPALYITGEESLQQVAMRAQRLGLPTDKLQMLSETSVEAICAIAQKVVPKIMVIDSIQVMHLEDITSAPGSVSQVRESAAMLTRFAKQTGTVLILVGHVTKDGSLAGPKVLEHMIDCSILLEGDNDSRYRTLRGHKNRFGAVNELGVFAMTEQGMREVSNPSAIFLQRAEEIASGSVVMVMWEGTRPLLIEIQALVDDSHLGNPRRVAVGMDQNRLAMLLAVLHRHGGIMVGDQDVFVNVVGGVRVMETSADLAVLLAIVSSFRDRVLPEDLIVFGEVGLSGEIRPVPGGQERLREAAKHGFKRAIVPYANAPREKKSDIDVVAVKSLQEALDALS from the coding sequence GTGGCAAAAAATAAATCGGCCTTTGTTTGTAATGATTGCGGCGCGGAGTTCAGCAAGTGGCAAGGGCAGTGCACCGAGTGTGGCGCCTGGAATACGCTGAGTGAAGTGCGGCTTGGCCCCACGCCGTCCAACCGCTCGGCCAAGTTTCAGGGCTATGACGGCGCTGCCGGTAGTAACCCGGTACAAACACTGGCTGAAATCAGCGTGCAGGATTTGCCCCGTTTCAGTAGTGGTGCCGGTGAACTGGACCGCGTACTGGGCGGCGGTTTTGTGCCTGGCTCGGTGGTGCTGATTGGTGGTAGCCCGGGCGCGGGTAAAAGTACCGTATTGTTGCAAACCCTGTGTCATTTGGCGCGCACCATGCCGGCACTTTATATTACCGGTGAAGAATCGCTGCAACAGGTCGCCATGCGCGCCCAGCGCCTCGGGTTGCCCACTGACAAATTGCAAATGCTGAGTGAAACCAGCGTTGAAGCTATTTGCGCCATTGCGCAAAAAGTTGTGCCGAAAATTATGGTCATTGACTCGATTCAGGTGATGCACCTCGAAGATATTACTTCGGCACCCGGCTCGGTTTCCCAGGTGCGTGAAAGCGCCGCTATGCTCACCCGCTTTGCCAAACAAACCGGCACGGTATTGATTCTGGTCGGCCACGTTACCAAAGACGGTTCGTTGGCAGGCCCGAAAGTGCTGGAGCATATGATTGACTGCTCGATCCTGCTGGAAGGCGACAACGACTCCCGCTACCGCACCTTGCGCGGCCATAAAAACCGTTTTGGTGCGGTGAATGAGTTGGGGGTGTTTGCTATGACCGAGCAGGGCATGCGCGAAGTCAGCAATCCCTCCGCCATTTTTTTACAGCGCGCCGAAGAAATTGCTTCCGGCTCGGTGGTGATGGTGATGTGGGAAGGCACGCGGCCGTTGCTGATTGAGATTCAGGCCTTGGTGGATGACAGCCATTTGGGTAATCCGCGCCGGGTTGCAGTGGGTATGGATCAAAACCGCCTTGCCATGTTACTGGCGGTATTACACCGCCATGGCGGCATTATGGTGGGCGATCAGGACGTGTTCGTGAATGTGGTCGGTGGTGTGCGGGTGATGGAAACCAGTGCTGACCTCGCGGTATTGCTGGCGATTGTTTCCAGCTTTCGCGACCGCGTTTTGCCGGAAGATTTGATTGTATTTGGCGAGGTGGGCTTGTCTGGCGAAATCCGCCCGGTACCCGGCGGTCAGGAGCGTTTGCGCGAAGCGGCCAAGCACGGCTTTAAAAGAGCGATTGTGCCTTACGCTAATGCACCGCGTGAGAAAAAATCCGATATTGACGTGGTGGCGGTGAAGAGTTTGCAGGAAGCGCTGGATGCCTTGTCGTGA